In the genome of Thermomicrobiales bacterium, the window AGCGGGCGATCTCCAGCTTCTCCAGCTCGGTGTAGCCGGGCACCTCGATGATCTCCATGCGGTCGCGCAGCGGGGCCGGGATCGGCTCCAGCAGATTCGCGGTCGTGATGAAGATGACCTGTGAGAGATCGAAGGGCACTTCGAGATAGTGGTCCGAGAACGAATGGTTCTGCTCGGGGTCGAGCACCTCCAGCAGCGCCGACGACGGATCGCCACGGAACGCATCGGAGCCGACCTTGTCGATCTCATCCAGGACCATGACCGGGTTCTTCGTCTTGGCGTCGCGCAGCGCCTTGATGACGCGGCCCGGCATCGCACCGACGTAAGTGCGGCGATGGCCGCGGATCTCCGCCTCGTCGCGCACGCCGCCAAGTGACATGCGGACGTAGGAGCGGCCGATGGCGCGGGCGATCGACTTGCCGAGGCTGGTCTTGCCGACGCCCGGCGGTCCGACGAAGCAGAGGATCGGCGCTTTCATCTTGTTGCCGGCCAGCTTGCGGACGGCGATGAATTCGATGATGCGCTCCTTGACCTTCTGCAGGCCATAGTGATCTTCGTCGAGAATGCGCGCCGCCTCGGCCAGATCAAGCCGGTCGTCCGTTTCGATCGCCCACGGCAGGTCGGTCAACCACTCCAGGTAGGAGCGGATGACGCCGATCTCCGGTGAGAACGGATGCTGGTGCTCCAGGCGCGAGACCTGCAACAGTGCCTTGTGCTCGACCTCTTCCGGCATCCCGGCGGCTTCGATCTTCTCGCGGAACTCTTCGACCAGTGCTTCTTCGCTGACCAGCTCGCCCAGCTCGCGCTGAATCGTGCGCAGTTGCTCGCGCAGCATGTACTCGCGCTGCTGGCGATCCATGCCCGCCTGCGCCTCGCTCTGGATCTGGTGGCGCAGGGTCAGGAACTCCAGACGCTCGGACAACACAGAGCTGATCGAGCGCAGACGCAGCACCGGATCGAAGATCTCCAATGCTTCCTGACGGCGGGAGGATTGGAACTCCGGCGAGAAGGCGATCAGGTCGGCGAGCCAGCCGGGCTCATCGACGCTGCGCACCATCGTCAGGACTTCGTCGGGCACGTTCGGCAGCATCGAGACGTAGTTCTCGACCTGTTCCATGACGTGTGACATAACCGCCTGCGCCTCGATCGTCGTGACCGAAGGGTCGTCATAACGCTCGACGCTGGCGAGGGTATACGGCTCGCGTTGGTCGATGCTCAGCACCTTGCCCCGGGCGACACCCTGGAGGATGACGTGTGATGGGCCGCCCGGTCGGCTGATCTTGTGGCCGACCTCGGCGATCACACCGACGTCGCACAGCTCGTCGTTGCTGACGAGGGATGCGTAGCTGGCGATGTCCTGCGTTGAGCCGCCGGAAGGACTGTCCTCATCGGGCAGGAAATCCTCGTCGACATCCTCATCCTGATCGCGGGTCGCGAGGACAAGCACGAGCCGGTCATCGTTGATTGCCTGATCGACGGCGCGCAATTCCTCGTTGTCGTCGAGCGGATAGGGAAGGGACATGTGTGGCAGCAGCAGTGTCTGCGGCAGGATCAGCACCGGCAGCGTCAGCCGCTCCTGGCTCATGTCGCTCACCGCTGGCTCATCGGCCGCCGCAGCGTCGGTTTGATCGAAATCCTCCGGCAAGTCCGGGCTTGGAGTGGGCTGGCTACTCTTGGTCGAACGTCGGGGCATGTATCGTCCTCGAAGTGATTGGCGAATTGGTCAAGTGGTCATGTCCAGGCGGCTGCGCGTGGATCCGGATGCCTGATTTCGTGCGTTTCCACAGCGCGCAGGCGTGACTGTTAATGATACCAGCCATGCTCAGTCATTCGATGCCTGATGACCTATTGTCGCCAGTGCATCCGCAACTGTCAGCACCTCGCCGCCGAACAGGCGATTCATCTGGGTGCCGAAGGTGAGGGAGCCGGCGAGGGTCTGGCGCGGGGGGCCGTCGGCGATGATCTCGCCGTCGGCGAGGACGATGACGCGATCGGCGGCATTGGCGACGAATTCGACGTCGTGCGTGGCGACGATGACGAGGCGTCCGGCGTCCGCATACTGACGAACGAATCCGGCAAGAGTCGCCTTGTCGTGGCCGGGCAGGCCGCGCGTCGGCTCGTCCAGCAGCAGGATCGATGGCTGTGCGACTGCGATGGCCGCCAGCGCTGCACGCTGTCGCTCGCCGCCGGACAGGTCCAGCGGGTGGCGCTCGCGATGCTGCTGAATGCCGAGCGTTTCAAGCAGGGGATCGATCGCGCCATCGCACTCCTGTTGCTGGGCACGCAGGGTGAAGCGTAGCTCGTCGGCGAGCGTCTCCTGGTGGAGGATCGCGCTCGGGTTTTGCGGGACATACCCGGCCACGCGGGCCAGCTCGTGGACGGGTCGGCGGGCAGCGTCTGCGCCGTTGACGATGACGCGACCGGCGCTGGGGCGCAGCAGGCCGTTGACGTGCTTCAGCAGCGTCGTCTTGCCCGAGCCGTTGCGCCCGATGATGGCGATGACTTCCCCGGCGTAGCCGCTCAGCGCCACATCGCGCAGCGCCTCCAGCCCTTCGTAGCGATGTCTGACGCCCTCCAGCCGGACCAGCTCGTCGCCAAGTGAACGTGTGCGGATGGGCAGTGCTGGGTATTCGGCATGCAGGTCGATGTGCCGCCGCGCCTCGCGGACTGTTAGTGGGATGGGCTGCCAGCCGAGCGCACGTGCAAGCTCGACGAGCGGCGGGACGTCGTCGAGGTGTTCCAGCATCTCCTGTGTCGTCCCCTCAGTCAGCTGGCCGTCCCGAAGCAACGCGATGCGCTCGGCGAAGGCCAGCACGCGGTCGAGGCGGTGTTCGGCGAGTACAACGGTCATGCCGAGATCGTCGTTCAGCCGACGGATGGCGGCCAGCACGTCGTGGGCGGCCAGCGGATCGAGCTGCGAGGTCGGCTCGTCGAGGACGAGCAGGTCGGGCCGCGTCGCGATGGCGGCGGCGATCGCTACGCGCTGCCGCTCGCCGCCGCTGAGCGTGGCCGTCTCACGGTCGCGCAGGTGGTGGATGCCGAGCAGGTCGAGCGTCTCTTCCAGCCGGACGCGCATCGTGCGCCGCTCCATGCCGAGGTTCTCCATGCCGAAGACGATCTCATCCTCGACGCGGTCGGCGATGATCTGCGCCTCGGGGTCCTGAAAGACGAGCCCGACGGCGTGGGCCAGATCGCGCGGGGCGACATCGCGGGTGTCGTGGCCGAGCACGTGAACGTGCCCGGCAATGTGGCCGCCGTGGAAGTGCGGGATCAGACCATTCAGGCAGCGCAGCAGGGTCGACTTCCCGGCACCCGAGTCGCCGACGACGAGCGTGAGCGTACCGGCCTGCGCCTGCCACGAGATGTCGCGGATGGCAGTGCGTGTCGTACGCGGGAACTGGTAGGTCAGGCTCTCTGCGACGATCGTGCTCATCGATTGCTCCAGACGACCGGCAGCAACAGCAGCAAAATCGCGCCACCAACAAGCGGATCAAACGGCGGCGTGGTGAGGCGCGGGAATGGGCTGAAGGTCAGCAGACCACGTGCGAGGCTAACGGCCAGCGTGACCACGACCAGACCGGCGACCGCGCAGACGGCGACCGACGCTATGTCCCAGACGAGCGGACGGAAGCGCGAGCGCGGCTGCTGCCCGCCGACGCCGGCGA includes:
- the lon gene encoding endopeptidase La, with translation MPRRSTKSSQPTPSPDLPEDFDQTDAAAADEPAVSDMSQERLTLPVLILPQTLLLPHMSLPYPLDDNEELRAVDQAINDDRLVLVLATRDQDEDVDEDFLPDEDSPSGGSTQDIASYASLVSNDELCDVGVIAEVGHKISRPGGPSHVILQGVARGKVLSIDQREPYTLASVERYDDPSVTTIEAQAVMSHVMEQVENYVSMLPNVPDEVLTMVRSVDEPGWLADLIAFSPEFQSSRRQEALEIFDPVLRLRSISSVLSERLEFLTLRHQIQSEAQAGMDRQQREYMLREQLRTIQRELGELVSEEALVEEFREKIEAAGMPEEVEHKALLQVSRLEHQHPFSPEIGVIRSYLEWLTDLPWAIETDDRLDLAEAARILDEDHYGLQKVKERIIEFIAVRKLAGNKMKAPILCFVGPPGVGKTSLGKSIARAIGRSYVRMSLGGVRDEAEIRGHRRTYVGAMPGRVIKALRDAKTKNPVMVLDEIDKVGSDAFRGDPSSALLEVLDPEQNHSFSDHYLEVPFDLSQVIFITTANLLEPIPAPLRDRMEIIEVPGYTELEKLEIARSFLLPKALEAHGLTTDHLAVTDDTVLRLIREYTHESGVRNLDRELGALCRKIARRVAETDSPELTTVHADDLPHYLGIPRFEYGLAEEHDEIGVATGTAVTSAGGDLLSVEVSITSGKAELILTGQLGDVMQESARAAISYARSRADALGIPEGYFDNHTIHIHVPAGAIPKDGPSAGVTMATALISAITGIRVHKDVAMTGEITLRGKVLLIGGLREKVLRRTPRRHHHDDRPGAQ
- a CDS encoding ATP-binding cassette domain-containing protein, with the protein product MSTIVAESLTYQFPRTTRTAIRDISWQAQAGTLTLVVGDSGAGKSTLLRCLNGLIPHFHGGHIAGHVHVLGHDTRDVAPRDLAHAVGLVFQDPEAQIIADRVEDEIVFGMENLGMERRTMRVRLEETLDLLGIHHLRDRETATLSGGERQRVAIAAAIATRPDLLVLDEPTSQLDPLAAHDVLAAIRRLNDDLGMTVVLAEHRLDRVLAFAERIALLRDGQLTEGTTQEMLEHLDDVPPLVELARALGWQPIPLTVREARRHIDLHAEYPALPIRTRSLGDELVRLEGVRHRYEGLEALRDVALSGYAGEVIAIIGRNGSGKTTLLKHVNGLLRPSAGRVIVNGADAARRPVHELARVAGYVPQNPSAILHQETLADELRFTLRAQQQECDGAIDPLLETLGIQQHRERHPLDLSGGERQRAALAAIAVAQPSILLLDEPTRGLPGHDKATLAGFVRQYADAGRLVIVATHDVEFVANAADRVIVLADGEIIADGPPRQTLAGSLTFGTQMNRLFGGEVLTVADALATIGHQASND